The sequence below is a genomic window from Flavobacterium sediminilitoris.
CTTCTTGATAATGGTTTTCTAACCCTAAAAGAAGATGAAAGCTACTCCTCTCCTATTTCTTCTGTTTTTTACGAATACTATAACTCGATTGATGAAATTGAGAAAAAATTAAGTAATGATGCTGAACAAATTCAATGTATTGTTTCTAATAATCTAATTCCAAATAGTGTTAATTTTGGTCAAACGCAAAAACCAAATCTTTGGGATTATGCAGATAATATTGACACAATTCAGTTTTTAATTGATTTATAATACATTTCGAAAACGTTATTGTTAATAATTATTAATAACATTAAACAATTATTAAATAATTTTAATAGTTTGTATAAAGTGTATTCACGAAATTTGTAGAATAAACAATCATTATTTTATCACAAATGAAAAAACACAATTACAGCGCAGGACCATGCATTTTACCTCAAGAAGTTTTTGAAAAAGCATCACAAGCTATACTAAACTTTAACAATTCAGGACTTTCAATATTAGAAATATCCCATAGAAGTAAAGATTTTGTTGCTGTAATGGAAGAAGCTAGGTCTCTAGTCCTTGAACTTTTAAATCTTGAAGGAAAAGGCTATCAAGTATTATTTTTACAAGGTGGTGCAAGTTTAGAATTTTTAAGAGTTCCATACAACTTAATGAAAGTAGAAGGAAAAGCGGCCTATTTAGACACAGGAACATGGGCAAATGGTGCTATTAAAGAAGCTAAATCTTTTGGAGAAACAGTAATTGTAGGTTCATCTAAAGAAGAAAACTATAATCATATTCCTAAAGAATATCAAATTCCATCAGATGCAAATTATTTTCATTGCACCTCAAACAATACTATTTTTGGAACACAAATAAAAAATTTTCCAAAGACTAATGTTCCAATAGTTTGCGACATGAGCTCTGATATTTTTTCTAGATCTTTAGATTTCTCAAATTTTGATTTAATTTATGCTGGTGCGCAAAAAAATATAGGTCCAGCAGGAACAACTTTAATTATTGTAAAAGAAGAAATTTTAGGAAAAACAAACAGGAATATTCCTAACATATTAAACTATCAACAACATATTACTAAAGAGAGTATGTATAATACTCCTCCTGTGTTTGCAGTTTATACTTCTTTATTAACTTTACAATGGTTGAAAAAAATAGGTGGAATCTCGGCAATTGAAAAAATTAATGAAACAAAAGCAAACATTTTGTACAGTGAAATAGATCGTAATCCTTTATTTACTGGAGTTGCATCAAAAGAAGACAGAAGTATAATGAATGCTACATTTGTATTAAAAAACCCTGAACATCAAGAATTATTTGATACAATGTGGAAAGAAGCAGGAATTTCTGGCATTAACGGCCATCGATCTGTAGGAGGCTATAGAGCTTCAATGTATAATGCTTTACCTATAGAAAGTGTTCAGGTATTAGTTAATGTAATGAAAGAACTAGAAAACAAAATTTAAAAGTATAACTATGAGGAAGTATATCTTTAACTCCTCTCAAAAACACAAATATGAAGATATTAGCTAATGACGGAATTTCTAAAACAGGTATAAAAACATTAGAAAAAGCAGGGTTTGAAGTTATAACTACAAAAGTAGCTCAAGAACAAGTTGCCAGTTTTATAAACACTCATAATATAAAAGTAATATTAGTTCGAAGCGCTACAAAGGTTAAAAAAGATGTAATTGATTCTTGTCCTGGTCTTAAAATAATAGGTCGTGGTGGCGTAGGAATGGATAATATAGATGTAGACTATGCACGCCAACAAGGTATACATGTAATCAATACTCCAGCAGCATCAAGTGAAAGTGTTGCCGAACTTGTATTTGCTCATTTATTTACAGGTGTTCGATTTCTATATGATTCAAACAGAAACATGCCGCTAGAAGGAGATACTAACTTTAACGGTCTTAAAAAAGCATATGCAAACGGAATTGAACTTAAAGGAAAAACACTTGGAATCATTGGATTTGGAAGAATTGGTCAAGCAGTAGCTAAAATTGCATTAGGATTAGGAATGAAAGTTATTGCTTCAGATAAATATGTTGGAGAAGCTGTTATTAGAGTTGATTTTTACAACGGACAATTTATTAATGTAGATATTAAAACAGAACCAATTGATGATCTTTTAAAACACTCTGATTTTATTACATTACATGTTCCTTCTCAAAATGGCTACATTATAGGTAGAGATGAGTTAAAAATAATGAAAGACAATGTAGGAATTGTAAATGCTGCACGTGGTGGAGTTATTGATGAAGTTGCCTTAATTGAAGCACTAGACGAAGACAGAATACTCTTCGCAGGACTAGATGTATTTGAAGAAGAACCAACACCTGCAATGCGAGTATTAATGCATCCTAAAGTTTCACTTACACCGCACATTGGAGCAGCAACTTTAGAAGCACAGGATAGAATTGGCACAGAACTTGCAGAACAGATTATCAGTTTAATGAAAAATAGTTAAAAAAAAATAGTAACTTTAAACTTTAATCTTAATTTATATAAACATGTCTGGAATTTTAGATTTATTAAACAGTGATATGGGGAAAGAACTCATAGGAAACATCACTGAAAAAACAGGTATAAATGCTTCACAAGCAACTAATGTAGTTTCTTCTGGATTACCAGCAATATTAGGCGCAATGAAAGACAATGTTACATCGGGTGATGGTGCGTCTAATTTATTAGGAGCATTAACAAGCGGTAAACATGATGGAAGTATTCTTGACAATTTAGGAGGTTTTTTTAATGGTGGTGATTTTTCTGATGGATCAAAAATCCTTGGTCATGTACTAGGAAGTAAACAAGATAATGTTGTAAACAACTTGAGTCAAAATACAGGAGTAGATTCTAGTATTATTTCAAAAATACTACCTATGCTTGCTCCTATCATTATGGGATATTTAGGAAAACAAACTAAAAACAATGGCGTTTCTGATTCTGCTGGATTAGGAGGTCTTTTAGGAGGATTACTAGGCGGAAGTTCTGGAGGAAACAACTCTATACTTACTTCTGTATTAGATCAAAATGGTGATGGAAAATTAGATGTTAGCGACGCAATGTCAGCAATTAGCGGAAAGAAAAAAGGAGGTTTAGGTGGTTTTCTTGGAGGTCTTTTCGGGAAAAAATAAATCATACCCTTTTTTTGATATGTTAAAAGCATCAACTATGTTGATGCTTTTTTTTATCTTTATATCGGAAAAACAGAATAAATGAAAATATATGTTTACATACTATTTATAATTATTGGAATTACACTCTCATGTAATTCTAGTAAAAGTTTTTCTGATAAAGAAAATCCCAAACTAGAAAATGATACAATTAGAATTGCAAATGATGAAATTGAATATGAAATAACAATAATAGATATTGGGTTTTCTAATTGGTTTAACACAAATGCAAGACCTAGAAATTTTTATTCTCAAAATTACTTAGAAGCACGCAATAGAACTTGGGTTATTGAATGGAATAGAAGAGCCAATTCTCCTATTAATTTTGACAGTAATCTCTATGAAATGCAAATCGATTATAATAGCACAACAGATTATGGCTACGAAGTAAACTATATGCTTTTTAATTATTTCGTTTATTTTCAACAAAAATACAATCAAAAATTAGGAGTATTCTCTGCCAGATTATAATTATTATATATGAACAAGTTAAAAGAACGCTGGAATATAACCAGTAACATACAACTAATAATCATTTTTATCGTTTTTGCAATTACAGGTTCCTCTTCTGCTTACTTATCTAAACCATTTATTTCTTTTTTAGGTATTACAAAAGAAAGCATGTCATTATGGCTTTATTGGCCTTTACGAATTATACTCATATTTCCTATTTATCAAGTTTTATTAATTATTATAGGAAGTATATTTGGACAATTTCCTTTCTTTTGGGAATTTGAAAAAAAAATGTTGAATAGAATGAAAATGGGATTCATTGTAGACTTTATTGAAGATAAAATAAAGAAACAATAATTCAGAATTATTACTCTTCTCTTTTAATTACATATTGATAAATCCAAGTTATAGTAAATGTTGGAATAAAATCTACTCCTGGAAGTAATTCTTCTATAAAACCAATAACACCAGCCACTTTTCCTGTTGTTCCTTTATACATAGTTACTAAAAGTAAGCCTGAAATAGGCGCCCAAACAACATCTATAACTTCCGAAAATAATGGAACAATATAAGAAATCATACCTATTAAGTCAAAAAGAATTCCTAGTATCAATTTTGATTTCTTACTAGAATCTTTCTGTTTAGTAATTACTTGAACTTCTTCAGCCATTTTACAAATTTTAATCGTTAATTATCTTTACTAAAGCAAAATAAGTGCCAAAATAACCAATCTTTTCCAATTATCATAAAAAAAGACAATGTTCATATATCATAATTGATTTCTTATCCTTTTTAAAGCATTAATTCTTTTCGCTCAATAAATAACATTAAATATAATAAACAATAATATCACTCAACTCGATTTATCATTTATAAAATAAAAATCAATATCGATTAAATTTAATAAGTAGAAAAAAATTGGTTTCTTTGTACAAATGATAACTCATGATTAAGGCAACTAATTTACACAAATACTACGACAACCTACATGTTTTAAAAGGGGTTGATTTACATATCAAAAAAGGAGAAATAGTTTCAATTGTAGGCGCATCAGGTGCAGGAAAAACGACACTTTTACAAATTTTAGGCACACTAGACAAACTATCTATTCTTGAAGGTACATCTTTATTAATTAATGAAGAAGATGTTACTAAAATGAATGATAAAAACTTATCTAAATTTAGAAATCTACATTTAGGATTCATATTTCAATTCCATCAATTATTACCTGAATTCACAGCTTTAGAAAACGTATATATTCCTGGTTTAATAGCAAATAGAAATAAAAAAGAAGTTGAAGAAGAAGCTAAAAAACTATTAGAATATTTAGGATTATCGCATAGAATAGATCATAAACCTAGTGAACTTTCAGGAGGAGAACAACAACGTGTAGCTGTTGCAAGAGCATTGATTAACAAACCAGCAGTTATTTTTGCTGATGAACCTTCTGGAAATTTAGACACAAATACAGCAGAAAACCTACACCAACTATTTTTTAAACTTAGAGATGAGTTTGGTCAAACTTTTGTTATTGTAACGCATAATCAAGATTTAGCGAATATGGCAGATAGAAAACTAGTTATGGTTGATGGAAAAATAGTAACTAATGACTAATTTTTAAATCAAAACTATTATCCCTAATTTTTATTATGACGCAATCTGAACTCAAAGAATTTCTTGACGAAAAAGTTGAATTGTACAACAACCCTGAATTTATTGAATCTGACCCAATTCAAATTCCTCATCAATATTCATTAAAGGAAGATATTGAAATTTCAGGTTTTTTAGCTGCTACAATAGCTTGGGGAAATAGAAAGATGATTATTAATAGTGCTACAAAATTGATGAATGCATTAGGAAATTCACCTTACGACTTCATTATGTCTCACTCTGAAAATGATTTGGAAAAACTAGACAATTTTGTTCATAGAACATTTAATAGTTTAGATGCCAAAACATTCATAAAAGCATTAGAAAATATTTACAAAAACCATAAAGGATTAGAAGCTATCTTCTCAAAACATATAGAAAATAATTCAACCCAAAAAAGTATTTCAGAATTTAAAAAGATATTTTTCGAAGTTTCACACGAACAACGAACAACAAAGCACGTCTCAGATCCTTTAAATAATTCCGCAGCAAAAAGAATCAACATGTTTCTCCGCTGGATGGTTAGAGATGATAAAAAAGGAGTCGATTTTGGGATTTGGCAAACAATTTCACCTTCTACTCTTTCGTGTCCTTTAGATGTACATTCGGGTAATGTTGGTCGAAAATTAAACTTACTTACTCGTAAGCAAAATGATGCAAAAGCACTCCTTGAACTTGATACAAATTTACGAAAATTAGACCCTAATGATCCTGTAAAATATGACTTCGCATTATTCGGACTAGGTGTTTTTGAAGGATTTTAACAGTATTCATTTCATCATATTTTCTACAGAAAAATAAATTAATTCTAAATTTTATAAGAAATTATTTGTAACAATACTTCCATTCTATCGTCTTGTACATATAAATACAAGCAATTTTGGAAACAATACTTACAATAAAAAATCTCAATAAAATTTTCAATAAGAGAGTTCACGCAGTAAAAAACGTGTCTTTTGAAATTTATAAAGGAAATGTATACGGTATTTTAGGTCCTAATGGATCTGGAAAATCAACAACACTAGGCATCGTACTAAACGTTGTTAACAAAACTTCTGGAGAATATCAATGGTTTAATGGTGATCTAGAAACACATGATGCTTTAAAAAAAGTAGGTGCTATCATTGAAAGACCAAATTTTTATCCTTACATGACAGCTGAAGAAAACTTAAAATTAGTTTGTAAGATAAAAGGTATTTCATACACAAAAGCACAAGAAAAACTAGAATTAGTAGGATTAATAGAACGAAAAGACAGCAAATTCAGAACGTTTTCTTTAGGGATGAAACAACGTTTAGCTATTGCTTCAGCACTATTAAATGATCCTGAAATATTAATACTTGACGAGCCCACAAACGGTTTAGATCCACAAGGAATTAGACAAATAAGAGATTTAATAAAACTTATTGCTTCACAAGGAACCACAATCTTATTAGCTTCACATTTATTAGACGAGGTTGAAAAAGTATGTAGCCATGTTGTAGTGCTAAGACATGGTGAAATGCTTTATCAAGGTTCTGTAGACAGCATGTTATCAAGTGAAGGATTCTTCGAACTAAAATCAGAAAACAATATAGTATTAAAACAAACTTTATTTAAACATAATGCTGTTGATACTATTAAAGAAGAGGAAGAAAAATTAATTGTATATCTAAAAGAAAATCTTGAAGCAAAAGAACTAAACCAATATTTATTTGAAAATGGAATTATTTTACAACACTTAGTAAAAAGAAAAAACAGCCTTGAAGAACAATTCCTAGAATTAACAAATAACAAATAGAAAGATGACACGATTAATTTCAATAGAATTCCAAAAATTATATAAAAATAGAGCTAGTAAGTTTTTAATTTTAACCTATTTTATTCTTTTATCTTTCATTGCACTTATCGCATCAATAAAGTTCGATTTTGGAACTTTTAGATTACATATTGCAGAACAAGGTATTTTTAACTTTCCTTTTATTTGGCATTTTAATACCTATATTGCCTCCATTTTTAAATTATTTTTAGCTATTGTTATTGTTTCAATGATGGCAAATGAATATAGCTATGGTACATTAAAACAAAATTTAATTGATGGAATTAGTAAAAAAGAGTTTGTACTATCAAAATTTTTAATGGTAATAGCTTTTGCATTAGCATCTACCTTATTCATTTTCATAATGTCATTGCTTTTAGGCTACTCATTTTCTTCCTACACTGAAATTTCAATTGTATTTTCCGATTTAGATTACTTATTAGCATTCTTCATAAAATTAGTTGGCTTTTTCTCTTTTTGCTTATTTTTAGGCATATTAGTTAAGAGAAGTGCATTTGCTATAGGTTTTCTATTAATTTGGACTATAATTGAGTCAATTGTATCTGGAATACTACGATGGAAGATTTTCCCAAATACTGATATATATGAAAAAATAAATCAATTCTTCCCCTTAGAATCAATGAGTAATCTTATAAAGGCACCTTTTACAAGGCTATCTGCAATCAAAAATATCGAAACCACAATTACTGGTGAAGAAATAGCAAGAGATTACGGGGTTCATTTTGGAGGTGTTTTAATTGTAATAATTTGGACCATAATATTTATTTATTTATCATATTGGATATTGAAAAAAAGAGATTTATAGTATATTTGTAAATGTTATACAATTTACAAATGAGATATTTCTTTATACTTTTTACATTTTTCTTTTTTCAAAAAAACATAGCACAATATATAACCGTTGATGAAACATATACCGCAGAGGAACTGATTAGAGATGTTCTAATCAATAGTACTTGTGCCTCAATCAGCAATGTTAGTGTTATTGGAGGAAATTTTGCAAGTGGTGAAAAATCATACGGATATTTTAATGGAACAGGTACAACATTCCCTTTTCAAGATGGAATTATCCTTAGTACTGGTAAAGTTTCTGAAGCTCCAGGACCAACAACACCTAGGGCAGATAGCAATTTGAGTGGATGGACAGGTGATGCAGATTTAGATCAAACACTTAATGTAGCCTCAAACAATGCAACAATTTTAGAATTTGATTTTGTTCCATTAGGCAATAAAATTAGTTTTGATTATATCTTCTCTTCCGAAGAATATGAAGCCAATACAAACTTTCCTTGTGTATATTCAGATGCTTTTGCATTTTTATTAAAAGAAGCAAATCAACCTTATCAAAACCTAGCTTTGATTCCTGGAACATCAATACCTGTAAAAGTTACTACTGTACATCCTGCTATAAATGCATCAGGAGGTTGTCCTGCTCAAAATGAACAATATTTTGATGCTTTTAATGGGGTTGAACATCCAACAGTTTATAACGGACAAACAATTATATTAACAGCTCAAGCAGATGTTATCCCAGGAACAACATATCATATAAAACTTGTAATTGCTGATGAAGATGATGGTCGTTTTGATTCTGCTATTTTTCTTAAAGGTGGAAGTTTTAACTTAGGAGTAAACTTAGGAGATGATAGGTCAATTGCAACTGGAAACCCTGTATGCCCAGATGAAATTTTAACTCTTGACGCTACAACTGCAAATGTACAATCTTACCAATGGTATTTTGCTGGAAACCCTATTCCTAATGAAACTAATCCAACCCTAACCTTAAATCCTCCTTATAATGATACTCAAATTGGAGAATACTCTGTAGATTTAGTATATAATGCAACATGTACAAATACGTCTAAAATAAATTTAGAGTTTGCTCCTGAATTAGTTATTGGTGAAGATGAATTTACAGAATGTGACTATGAAGGTGAACAAGATGGCATTAGAACTTTTGATCTTAATGCTATAATTCCTGAATTATTTCCAAGTTTACCTACAAATTATCAAGTTGCCTTTTACGAAAGTACTACTTCAACTACTCCATTACCTCTAAATTACAGAAATACAACTCCATTCCAACAAACAATATATGCTAGAACATCAAATATAAATTGTTATGGAAATATTCCTGTAGTATTAAACATCAATACTTTTAATGAAGTTATTACAGATGAGACTTTCTATTTATGTGAAGGAACAACTATGACTTTAGATGCTGGAAGTGGTTTTTCTTCTTATTCTTGGGATACAACCCCTAATCAAACATCACAAACGATTACCATTACAGAATCTGGAACATATAAAGTGATACTAGAAAATGCAACAGGATGTTTTAAAACAAAAACATTTACAATTATTAGCTCTGGAATAGCTACAATTCAAAGTATTAATATTGAGGATATTTCAGATAATAATATAGCTACAATTATCGCTCCTGGTTCTGGTGAATATGTTTTTTCATTAAATGGAATCAACTATCAAGCTTCAAATGTATTTGAAAATTTAATTGCAAACGAATATACCGTTTTCGTA
It includes:
- a CDS encoding ABC transporter ATP-binding protein, coding for MIKATNLHKYYDNLHVLKGVDLHIKKGEIVSIVGASGAGKTTLLQILGTLDKLSILEGTSLLINEEDVTKMNDKNLSKFRNLHLGFIFQFHQLLPEFTALENVYIPGLIANRNKKEVEEEAKKLLEYLGLSHRIDHKPSELSGGEQQRVAVARALINKPAVIFADEPSGNLDTNTAENLHQLFFKLRDEFGQTFVIVTHNQDLANMADRKLVMVDGKIVTND
- a CDS encoding TIGR02757 family protein, producing MTQSELKEFLDEKVELYNNPEFIESDPIQIPHQYSLKEDIEISGFLAATIAWGNRKMIINSATKLMNALGNSPYDFIMSHSENDLEKLDNFVHRTFNSLDAKTFIKALENIYKNHKGLEAIFSKHIENNSTQKSISEFKKIFFEVSHEQRTTKHVSDPLNNSAAKRINMFLRWMVRDDKKGVDFGIWQTISPSTLSCPLDVHSGNVGRKLNLLTRKQNDAKALLELDTNLRKLDPNDPVKYDFALFGLGVFEGF
- a CDS encoding DUF6146 family protein; translated protein: MKIYVYILFIIIGITLSCNSSKSFSDKENPKLENDTIRIANDEIEYEITIIDIGFSNWFNTNARPRNFYSQNYLEARNRTWVIEWNRRANSPINFDSNLYEMQIDYNSTTDYGYEVNYMLFNYFVYFQQKYNQKLGVFSARL
- a CDS encoding ABC transporter ATP-binding protein — translated: METILTIKNLNKIFNKRVHAVKNVSFEIYKGNVYGILGPNGSGKSTTLGIVLNVVNKTSGEYQWFNGDLETHDALKKVGAIIERPNFYPYMTAEENLKLVCKIKGISYTKAQEKLELVGLIERKDSKFRTFSLGMKQRLAIASALLNDPEILILDEPTNGLDPQGIRQIRDLIKLIASQGTTILLASHLLDEVEKVCSHVVVLRHGEMLYQGSVDSMLSSEGFFELKSENNIVLKQTLFKHNAVDTIKEEEEKLIVYLKENLEAKELNQYLFENGIILQHLVKRKNSLEEQFLELTNNK
- the serC gene encoding 3-phosphoserine/phosphohydroxythreonine transaminase → MKKHNYSAGPCILPQEVFEKASQAILNFNNSGLSILEISHRSKDFVAVMEEARSLVLELLNLEGKGYQVLFLQGGASLEFLRVPYNLMKVEGKAAYLDTGTWANGAIKEAKSFGETVIVGSSKEENYNHIPKEYQIPSDANYFHCTSNNTIFGTQIKNFPKTNVPIVCDMSSDIFSRSLDFSNFDLIYAGAQKNIGPAGTTLIIVKEEILGKTNRNIPNILNYQQHITKESMYNTPPVFAVYTSLLTLQWLKKIGGISAIEKINETKANILYSEIDRNPLFTGVASKEDRSIMNATFVLKNPEHQELFDTMWKEAGISGINGHRSVGGYRASMYNALPIESVQVLVNVMKELENKI
- a CDS encoding D-2-hydroxyacid dehydrogenase, with the protein product MKILANDGISKTGIKTLEKAGFEVITTKVAQEQVASFINTHNIKVILVRSATKVKKDVIDSCPGLKIIGRGGVGMDNIDVDYARQQGIHVINTPAASSESVAELVFAHLFTGVRFLYDSNRNMPLEGDTNFNGLKKAYANGIELKGKTLGIIGFGRIGQAVAKIALGLGMKVIASDKYVGEAVIRVDFYNGQFINVDIKTEPIDDLLKHSDFITLHVPSQNGYIIGRDELKIMKDNVGIVNAARGGVIDEVALIEALDEDRILFAGLDVFEEEPTPAMRVLMHPKVSLTPHIGAATLEAQDRIGTELAEQIISLMKNS
- a CDS encoding ABC transporter permease, encoding MTRLISIEFQKLYKNRASKFLILTYFILLSFIALIASIKFDFGTFRLHIAEQGIFNFPFIWHFNTYIASIFKLFLAIVIVSMMANEYSYGTLKQNLIDGISKKEFVLSKFLMVIAFALASTLFIFIMSLLLGYSFSSYTEISIVFSDLDYLLAFFIKLVGFFSFCLFLGILVKRSAFAIGFLLIWTIIESIVSGILRWKIFPNTDIYEKINQFFPLESMSNLIKAPFTRLSAIKNIETTITGEEIARDYGVHFGGVLIVIIWTIIFIYLSYWILKKRDL
- a CDS encoding T9SS type B sorting domain-containing protein; this translates as MRYFFILFTFFFFQKNIAQYITVDETYTAEELIRDVLINSTCASISNVSVIGGNFASGEKSYGYFNGTGTTFPFQDGIILSTGKVSEAPGPTTPRADSNLSGWTGDADLDQTLNVASNNATILEFDFVPLGNKISFDYIFSSEEYEANTNFPCVYSDAFAFLLKEANQPYQNLALIPGTSIPVKVTTVHPAINASGGCPAQNEQYFDAFNGVEHPTVYNGQTIILTAQADVIPGTTYHIKLVIADEDDGRFDSAIFLKGGSFNLGVNLGDDRSIATGNPVCPDEILTLDATTANVQSYQWYFAGNPIPNETNPTLTLNPPYNDTQIGEYSVDLVYNATCTNTSKINLEFAPELVIGEDEFTECDYEGEQDGIRTFDLNAIIPELFPSLPTNYQVAFYESTTSTTPLPLNYRNTTPFQQTIYARTSNINCYGNIPVVLNINTFNEVITDETFYLCEGTTMTLDAGSGFSSYSWDTTPNQTSQTITITESGTYKVILENATGCFKTKTFTIISSGIATIQSINIEDISDNNIATIIAPGSGEYVFSLNGINYQASNVFENLIANEYTVFVKDIRGCGIATQIFYIIDFPKFFTPNGDGYNDTWKIKNLEKRGLENSKIYIFDRYGKLLKEISPEGNGWDGTFNEKPLPSGDYWFVLKLTNGKIVKSHFSLKR
- a CDS encoding DUF6787 family protein, which translates into the protein MNKLKERWNITSNIQLIIIFIVFAITGSSSAYLSKPFISFLGITKESMSLWLYWPLRIILIFPIYQVLLIIIGSIFGQFPFFWEFEKKMLNRMKMGFIVDFIEDKIKKQ
- a CDS encoding DUF937 domain-containing protein, coding for MSGILDLLNSDMGKELIGNITEKTGINASQATNVVSSGLPAILGAMKDNVTSGDGASNLLGALTSGKHDGSILDNLGGFFNGGDFSDGSKILGHVLGSKQDNVVNNLSQNTGVDSSIISKILPMLAPIIMGYLGKQTKNNGVSDSAGLGGLLGGLLGGSSGGNNSILTSVLDQNGDGKLDVSDAMSAISGKKKGGLGGFLGGLFGKK